The DNA sequence GGCCCGAACCAATAGGCGCACAAGCGCCCCCATTACGATTGCAGGCGCTTTTTCAATGCCCGCATTTTCGTTCAATGGTGGCTGTGCGTGGGAGACCTTCGGGTCTGCCGGGTTCCTATTGTCCGGTCCGCGAACCTGCGCACAGCTGCCACCCTCCATCGTTTCGCGGCGATCAGTGGTAGCTCCTCATCAATAGGAGATACATCATGATAAAAATCGTTCCAGATCCACCTCCAACCGATAGCAACACTTCTGCGTCCAAGCCCGCTGGCACCCTCATCAAAACCGTCAACACCCCTTTCGGCACCTGCGATGCCGGCCACGAGCCGCTGTTCGCCGTATGCGCCGGAATCAATGCCGAAGATGCACTGGTGCATGCCTCACTGCTGCTCAAATCTGCAGGTGATTGCGCCTCCAAAGCGTTGGACAGTGAGGGTGGTACTGAAGAAGGACTGCTCTGGTCCACGATGCATTCCATCGAAGCGGCCAAGGCTTTGGTAGATGCAGTGGTGGATGGTGCTGAGGTTCACAAAACCTAAACCAACCCCCTCGTTCCCGCGTGCCGTAAAGGAAAAGCGTGGGAACGAGGAATGAGATTTAGCCAATGAACCAACATATCGATTCAGACTTCGACGACTAGCTGATCGCTACGCTAAATGTTTCCGGATTGAGCCTCACCAGCTCATCCAGAGCACCATTAGTGTCGAAGCCCGCACGGATGAGTCCCGCGAATTGCTCCATCGCCCAAAATGAAACATTCCTGCTCAGTGCGCCCTGCATGAAGTTGTTGGCTACCCCGTGAACCTCCCCGGTACTCGCTTGCACGCTTAGCTGGGCAAATATGGCCAGTGCCTGCTTCCCTTCTGTGGATTCGTCAATTTCAAATAGCGTCAGAAACGCCACTCCCAGCGAGCCGGCTATGTGAAGCTCGGGGCGCTCCCAATATCTGTCTATACCGCCTTGCTTTTCGGCCCTTTCGATCTGCTTACGAATTTTGTTCGGAATCGTCGCTGCCGCCTTGTACCGGTTGTAATACTCTCGGTTCGCGAGACTCGCAGCATCCCGGACGACCTTCCACATGATGAACCACAGCTGGGAAACACTGTACGTGTGCAACCCGAAACGCACGGTGGCCCGGATTTTTTCAATATCCTCATAGTCGAGGTCGTGGCTGTAAACCCTGCACTGCTCCATCAGATATCGAAGCACGTCTCCCACTGCATAATCGAGCCAGAGATTGGTCATTGCTTCGGAGTCTGTGAGCTGTCGCTCGGTGATGGTCTCCAGAGCCTCAGCGCCTCTGCCCAGCGACTCATCAGCAGGGAGGAAGAATTGGAGTGAGCTCGGTATAGCTTGCAGTTTTTCATCTTGGAGATAGTAGGTGCCCGATCTCGCTGCTTCCGGATCGTCGAAAATGACACCTCCCCTGAAGAGGCGCGTCAGATATGACGTGCCCTCCCAAGGTGCCAGCGCCTCGCAGTCGTCTTCAGTAAACGTGCCATGAGCGAGCCGCGGTGTGATCAGAGCGTCGATGGCAAGGAGGATAAAGCATTGATCATCTGTTAGATCAGCATATGAGATCGACGCGGTGCGCATGTAGTCGATCCGGGTAGCCAGCTGATTCTGCAGCTCAACCTCCGCCACCCGACGCCGTTCAAGCTCCTCTAGCCGCAGGATCTCTGAGCACGCCTCACAGGGTGCCTCTGAAAGCTGGAACTGCTTTTTGACGTCAGTCCGACTGGTAATTAATATCGGGCCTTCACACTTGCGGCAGGCTTGATTCTCATCGAATGCATGGCAAAACGTCCAGACATACTTGGCAATCAGGCCGGACTGTGTGACTTCGCGAAATGGGACAAGCTCGCTCACTTTTTCCAAATACCCACCATCTTCATTCATCGCCCAGTAGCGCGTAGCCAGCGCTATTTCTTCCGGGTCTTGAGTCTGAAACTCCAGCCTAACTGTCATTTACGACACCTCTCAATATGCTGCGCCCACCCACAGGACTGGGCTGGGCTTCTTCGGGAAAACGGACAATGCAAGCGAAGCCAGGCCGGTCGCGATACCCTACCGCGCCGTAAGCGGCCATCGAGTTGATCAAGAGAAGTGGCAGAAACCATGGCGTCGACTGTGCCCGATTAGTAGTTCGGGGTAAGCCAGCCATTTCCTTTAAAGCATGCGGATAATTCTGTCAGGCCCTAGTCGCTGCCAGGGAAGATCGATCAGCAGCGCTCGAAGCAGCGCGGGACTCAACTGCGTACCCTGTTGGTGGCCGGGCCAGACGAATCGGCCTTTGTGCAGGCGGCGTGCAGCCAGCCAAATTCCTAGGCCGTCGTGAACCAGCACTTTCATACGGTTATCACGGCGATGGGCAAAGAGGTAAGCGCAGTGCGGCTGCCCCGCACCAAAGACCGCCACGACGCGGGCCAGCGCCGTTTCAGTGCCAATGCGCATGCCAGTTGGCTCGGTGGCGATCCAGATGGAGTCGATGCGGAATCATTGCGTCAATCCGTGAACGAATCACCACAACGATCATCACGTCTGGTGTTTAGATCTTGACGCTGCCAGCCCTGCATGCTAACGAGTGCTATACTTCTTTCGGATTGCATGAAGTGTGCAACGTTCCCCACGGGCACAGATACCGACTGCAAATCCAAGTGAACAGCTGCAAGACAT is a window from the Pseudomonas sp. LS1212 genome containing:
- a CDS encoding DUF3077 domain-containing protein, which produces MIKIVPDPPPTDSNTSASKPAGTLIKTVNTPFGTCDAGHEPLFAVCAGINAEDALVHASLLLKSAGDCASKALDSEGGTEEGLLWSTMHSIEAAKALVDAVVDGAEVHKT
- the tnpB gene encoding IS66 family insertion sequence element accessory protein TnpB (TnpB, as the term is used for proteins encoded by IS66 family insertion elements, is considered an accessory protein, since TnpC, encoded by a neighboring gene, is a DDE family transposase.), whose protein sequence is MRIGTETALARVVAVFGAGQPHCAYLFAHRRDNRMKVLVHDGLGIWLAARRLHKGRFVWPGHQQGTQLSPALLRALLIDLPWQRLGPDRIIRML